AAAAGCCCGCCTAGGGAGACGGGCTTTAAGCTCATTTTTCATAAACTTTAGAAAAAGTTAGGACGTACGAAGGACCGATGACCGGAAAACCGATTTCCGCATATTTGGAATCGACTGCGTAAGATCTTCCAGCTTGGTAGATTGGGATAACGACAGCTTCTTCCAACAGCCGTTTTTCCGCCTGTCGATACGTCTCGTTCCGGTCCGCAAGTACTTCTGTCGAGCGGGCCTCATCCATCAAACGATCGAACGTTTCGTCCGTGTATCCGCTCGAATTCAAATAGTTATTTGTCTCGAATTGGGTCAAATAGGCACTGAATGCCGGGTAGTCCGGTTGCCACCCTGATAGTGACAACGCGTAATCGCCTGCGACTTCTTTCCTAACTTTGTCACCGAGCGGCAACTCGACGACGTTCACTTGAAGACCAGGAAGTTGTTCAAGCTCTGTTTCAATCGTCTGGGCGATTTGTCTCGCCTCTTCATCGACAAAGCTGAGCAACTCAATCTCGATTTCCTCTTCTTCGAGCCGATCAAGCACGTCTGCGAACAGTGTCGCCGCCTCTCCTTCAAGCGTCGGCTCCGTCTCCGTTTGATCGGTGACGAGCAATCGTTCTGTCGTCCGTTCGGCTCTTGCGAGTGACCCTTCCACTGCTTCGCGATCTAAGGAGAGCGCGAGCGCGCGTCGGAAATCGGCATCATCGAACGGATACTCGTCGACGTTCGGTTTTAAATAGAAGACGCCGCTTCGCGGAACATCAACGAGCTTACCTTCGAGTGATTCGATTGTCCCCTCGTCCGTGCCGTAAGGGATCGGGTGAATACCGTCGGGCTCTGAACTTAGACCTTCATCCGCCCAGATGATAACCTTTTCGAGCGTGACGCGATCTGCATCATAATAATCCTCGTTTTTTATCAACGTCGCCTGGGCCGCGTCGATTGACTCGATTTGGAACGGTCCGTTCGCGTCGAGTTCTTGCCACTCCCCAATCATCGTCTGCGGCAGAAAGGCCGGCATCGCTAACATCTGCTCGAACCCTTCCATCGGCCGCTCGAGCGTCAGCTCAAGTGTCTGTTCGTCAATCGCTTTCACGCCGAGCGTCTCTGGTTCTTTCGTCCCGAGACTGATCGCTTTCGCGTTCAATACATCTCCGAGGAGGAAACTGAACGGGGAATTCGTATCGTCATCGGCGAGCATGCGAAAATGCTCGACGAACGTTTCAGCCGTGATCGCATTTCCATTCACAGTTTGACTTGCCTTCAAGTTAAACGTATATGTCGCCCCGTCCTCGGAACGCGTCATCGTCTCAACGAGTCCCGGTTCAATCTCACCGTCCGCTCCGAAGCGATACAATCCTTCATAAATATGC
This sequence is a window from Exiguobacterium mexicanum. Protein-coding genes within it:
- a CDS encoding peptide ABC transporter substrate-binding protein; amino-acid sequence: MKRFFIGAALLGSVLILFFVIWYGQREQARELLPPEEQIVTIHGETLPEQPNTLLAIDPSSQTVLSHIYEGLYRFGADGEIEPGLVETMTRSEDGATYTFNLKASQTVNGNAITAETFVEHFRMLADDDTNSPFSFLLGDVLNAKAISLGTKEPETLGVKAIDEQTLELTLERPMEGFEQMLAMPAFLPQTMIGEWQELDANGPFQIESIDAAQATLIKNEDYYDADRVTLEKVIIWADEGLSSEPDGIHPIPYGTDEGTIESLEGKLVDVPRSGVFYLKPNVDEYPFDDADFRRALALSLDREAVEGSLARAERTTERLLVTDQTETEPTLEGEAATLFADVLDRLEEEEIEIELLSFVDEEARQIAQTIETELEQLPGLQVNVVELPLGDKVRKEVAGDYALSLSGWQPDYPAFSAYLTQFETNNYLNSSGYTDETFDRLMDEARSTEVLADRNETYRQAEKRLLEEAVVIPIYQAGRSYAVDSKYAEIGFPVIGPSYVLTFSKVYEK